CTGAAGCCACCGAGGAAGCCTGGGCCGACGGCTGGTTTCACACCGGTGACATCGTCCGCCGCGAAGCGGACGGCTCGATGTTCTTTGTCGACCGCAAGAAAAATGTCATCCGGCGATCGGGCGAGAACATCGCCGCAGTCGAAGTGGAATCGGCTCTGATGCGGCACCCGGCGGTCAAGGCTGCCGCCGTGGCCGCGGTTGGCGATCCGGTGCGCGGCGACGAGGTATTTGCCTGCCTGAAGGTCGACGGCGAGGCGGGTGAGGCGCTGGCTCTCGAGATTGTCGGTTGGTGCCTGGGGCAGCTCGCCTATTACAAGGCGCCGGGCTATATCGCCTTTGTCGACGCCCTGCCACTGACGTCGACGCAGAAGATCCAGCGAAGGGAACTAAAGGAGCTGGCGGAGAGACTTGTGCAGGACCCGGCAACGGTAGACACTCGCACGATGAAGAAGCGGACGGCAGCGTGAAGCGACAGAACTACGATGGCGTGGTCGTAACGGCACCCGTCTCGGTGCCCTATGTCCGTTACTCTCAGGAAACCGCGCACTGGTGGATCGCACGCGCGCTGAAACAGACGCTTGATGTGGCGGGTCTGTCGCCGCATGAGCTGGATGGATTTTCGGTGTCCAGCTTCACGCTGTTTCCGGACACACCGGCGGGACTGACCCAGCATCTGGGGCTGAGCCCGCGATGGCTCGACAGCATCCCGATGGGCGGGGCCAGCGGTGTGGTGGCGCTCAGGCGCGCGGCGCGTGCGGTGCAAGCGGGTGATGTTGACGTGGTGGCCTGTGTCGCGGGTGACGCCAACCGGATCGACAGTTTCCGCCAGCTGCTGTCCTCGTTCTCGCGCTTTGCCATGGATGCATCCTATCCCTATGGCTCGGGTGGACCGAACGCCAGTTTCGCACTGATCGCCGACGCCTACATGGCCGAGTATGGCGCGACACGCGAGGATTTCGGCCTCATCGCGGTGGCCCAGCGCGCCAATGCGCTTGCCTATCCCAACGCCATCATGAAGAAGCCGCTGACGCTGGAGCAATATCTCAACGCCCGGCCGATATCCGAGCCGTTCGGCCTGTTTGATTGCGTCATGCCCTGCGCCGGTGCAGAGGGCTTTCTGGTGATGCGCGAGGAGGAGGCGCAGAAGCGCGGCCTTGCCTATGCCCGGATCTCGGCCACGATCGAGCGCCACAACGCCTTTCCGGAAGACCCGGTGCAGATGCGCGGCGGCTGGGTCATGGATATCGATGAACTTTATGAAATGGCAGGCTCCGGGCCTGAAGCCATCGACCTGTTACAGACCTATGACGATTATCCTGTCATTTCGATGATGCAGTTCGAGGATCTGGGCTTTTGCGCCAAGGGCGAGGGCGCGCGGTTTGTCCGCGAACACGACCTGACAATCATCGGCGACTTTCCGCACAACACCTCGGGCGGTCAGTTGTCGGCCGGGCAGGCGGGGGCTGCCGGCGGCTATCTCGGGCTGGTCGAGGCGATAAGGCAGGTGACTGGCCAGGCGGGCGGAACCCAGGTCGCAAGCGCCCGCACCGCCATGGTATCAGGGCTTCGGCATGATCAATTTTGACCGGGGTCTGTGTTCCTTCGGCGGCGATCCTGACAGGGGATGGCGCATGACCGACAAGCTTCTGCCGCCGAAGAAGAAAAACCCGCAACTGCGCCAGATGGTGCCGACCCTGCCGCCGCAAACACGCTCGCGGGCGGCACTGGGGCTGACGGCTGCGGCCGCGCGCGGAGCGTTCTCGCTGCAGCATTGTGATGAATGCGGCATGGTTCAGTATCCGCCGCGCGATGCGTGTTCTTCATGTCTCTCGGTGGATCTCGCCTGGCGCGAGACGGTGCGGGATGGAACGGTGATCGCCGAGACCCGCATTCATGCGTCGCCCGATCCCTACTACCGCGAAAGGCTGCCCTGGCGGTCTGGCCTGGTGCGGTTGCCGGCGGGGCCCACGGTGCTGTGCCATCTGCATGGCGATGTGGGGCGTGGCGACGCGGTTCGCATGGATCTCAAACTCGACAAGGCCGGGCAGGGCGTGATGATCGCTTTGCCCAGGGAAAGGACACCCGACATGGAGGACGATCCGCAATTGCGCGAGTTCACAGCGCACCCGAAACACCGGCGGGTGCTGATCACCGACATCAGGTCGCCTGTGACACGACCGCTTATCGACGCACTGCTCACGGCGGGCGCCGCGCAGATATTCGTCGGAGAATCGGAAAGCTGGCGGCGCGGCTCCGGTCACGCGGCAATCGCTGCACACGACCGGGTCTCGGTGATGTCGCTCGATGTCTCCGATCCGTCTTCAGTGAAGAAACTTGCTGCCGAAATCGGCGGCAAGACCGACATCCTGATCAACACGGCGCGCCATGTGCGGCCTGGTGGCGTGCTTGGTTCGGACACGGTGTTCGCGCGTGAGGAGTTCGAGATCAATGCGCTCGGACTGATGCGGCTGGCGCAGGCCTTTGGTCCAGCGATGACCTCGCGCACCGCTGATGGTGTTAATTCCGCTGCAGCCCTGGTCAACATCCTGTCGGTTCACGCCTTGTCTGCCGATCCGCAATACGGCGCGTTCTCGGCCAGCCAGGCCGCGGCGCTTTCGATCAGCCAGACGCTCAGGGCGGAATTTCGTGCGTCGGGTCTGAGAATGATCAATGTCTTTTCCGGTCCGACTGACGATGAATGGCATCAGCCGCTGCCGCCGCCGAAGGTGGCGCCGAAGGCGTTGGCCAAATCCGTCGTCGACGGCCTCTGCGAAGGGCTCGAGGATGTGTTTTGCGGCGATGTGGCCAAGGATCTTGAAGAACGCTGGCGGCGTGACCCGAAGGTTCTGGAACGCGAACTGGCGGGAGGAGGCTGATGACCAATCCGCTCGAAGGACTTGCCGCGGCGCTGGCCGACGGCTCGGTCGAAATCGTCGATCTCACCCACACGCTGGATCCGGATTTTCCGGTGATCGTGCTGCCGCCGGAATTCGGCCAGTGCGCCCGGTTCCGGATGGAGGAAGTCTCGGCCTATGACGGCCGCGGGCCGGCCTGGAAATGGCACAACATCTCGATGAACGAGCACACCGGCACCCATTTCGACGCGCCGATCCACTGGGTGTCGGGCCGCGATGTCGCCAATGGCGCGGTCGATGAGATCGATCCCTCGGTTTTCGTCGGGCCGGTCGTGGTGATCGATTGTTCCGAGGGCGCTGCGACCGACGACGATCTCGAGTTGACGCCGGAGATCATCGAGGCGTGGGAGGCCGAACATGGCCCGGTTCCGGCCGACAGCTGGGTGTTGATGCGAACGGACTGGTCGAAACGGCGGGGTGCTGAGTATCTGAACATGGCAGAGGACGGGCCGCATTCGCCTGGGCCAACGCCTGGCGCGATTGAGTTGCTGCTTGCCCGCAAGATCCGCGGCTTTGGCACCGAGACAGTGGGCACCGATGCGGGGCAGGGCGCGCATTACGTGCCGCCCTATCCGGCGCATTTTCTGCTGCATGGGGCCGGGAAATACGGGCTGCAGTGCCTTTCCAATCTCGACCTTCTGCCGCCGACCGGTGCGATGCTGATCGCGCCGCCGCTGAAAATCAAGGGCGGCACCGGCAGCCCGCTTCGCGTGCTGGCGCTGGTGCCGGTCAGGTCAGTTTCTGGAGAAAACGCATGAGCGACTACACCGCCGTCATCACCGGCGCGTCCAAGGGTATCGGCGCGGACCTGGCAGGCCAACTGCTGGAACGCGGCTACACGGTGATCAACCTGTCGCGCAATGCGCCCGAGTGGGCGCACGAGCGGCTCGTCAGCCTGGAATGCGACCTGCTCGATGCGGAGGCGGTGAAGGCTGCTGCGGAGCGTATCGCCAGCGAGCACGAAGTCACACATTTCGTCCACAATGCCGGACTGATCTGGCCCAATCTTGTCGAAGAGGCAAAGCCCGAAGACATCACCGGTCTGGCGCAATTGCATCTGGGGTCGGCGCTGACGCTGCTGCAGGGCTTCCTGCCGTCGATGAAGGCGAAGAAGTTCGGCCGGGTGATGTTCAACGGGTCCCGCGCGGCGCTGGGCGTGCCGACCCGCACATCCTATTCGGCCACCAAGGCGGGCATGATCGGCATGGCGCGGACCTGGGCGCTTGAACTGGCGCCGCATGGCATCACCGTCAATGTGGTGGCGCCGGGTCCGGTCCAGACCGACAATTTCTGGGGCATCATCCCTAAGGGCAGCGAGCGCGAGGCGGAGCTTGCCAACAGGATCCCGGTCGGACGGCTGGGATCTGTCGAGGATGTCAGCAATGCCTTCCTGTTCTTCTGCGATCCGGCCAGCAGCTTTGTCACCGGCCAGACGCTTTATGTCTGTGGCGGCACCAGCATCGGCATGATCAATCGGTAGTCTTGGCCCAAGTCATGTATCAGGCAGGCAGCGGGCACCCCGGATGGAGCGTCCGAAACGGTCTCGTTTCGAAAGGCCGGTGACTTAGGCGGCAACGAGCTTGATCTGGTCGCCGACTTCGATCACGCCATCGGTGAGAACTTCGGCATAGACCCCCATGTCAAAATGCCCGTAGGCCTTCTTCAGGAGATTGGGCAACTTGATGTCACGTTCCGCCGTGTCGGGATTGACCTCGGTAGCCAGGCAGCGCTTGGTGCGGAGAATGATTTTGAAGGTCACTTCACCCACCTGAACCTGCCGTCCCACCAGGTCGAGCTCGCTGAAAGCGGGCCAACCTTCAAACACGATGTTGCCCCGGAACCGCCGGGCGTCAACTGGCTGCGAAATCTCCTGTTCGAAGGCCCGCACCGAATCGAGATTTATGAAAGAGATTGCGTTCATCAGTGTATCGGAGGCGACCGAAGCGTCGGTGAAACGGTGCGGAAAGGCGGAAGCGAAGAACGGCACTTCCTCGTCCTTGAGATCCAGCAGGCTGGTCAGAAAATCGCTTGCGCCTATCGCACCCGCTTCGGTGGTCATGTCGAATTCCAGCGCCGGCGAATCCTTGGTCCGGATTGTCAGGATGCGGGTCGCGGCATCAAACGCGGTTTCAAGTCCGGCGAGTTTTGCGTGCTGGAGCAGAACGATAAAATTATGCTTGGGCAACGGCTTGGGGTCGGAAGGATCAAAACCGCTGTTTCTTTTGGCGAAGCCAAACAGGCGGTCGCCGGGAAATCCGTCACCGGTCTTCAAGTCGGCCTTCTGATGACCTTGGGCGCTCAGCCCCTTAATCGGATAGCTCGACAGCGATAGGATTCTACCGTTCATGAATGTTGCTTCCTTCAGCTCAATTTGGCTTCGATGGCGCGGCCGATGGCCAGCAGTCTGCGGTCCGATCCCGATGGGCCAACCAGTTCCAAGCCAAACGGCAATCCGTCACCGCACAGACCGGCCGGAAGGGTAAGTGCTGGAAGGGCGGCGATGCTGGCGGTGAGTTCCCGGCGCGTCATTGTCGGGAACAATGGCAGACTCTGACCGTCAATGTCGATCATCTCGGTTTCATCAATCGGTGGTGCCGACCGGGCCAATGTCGGAAAGACAATCGCATCTGCACCGGTCTCGGAAAACAGACCCGCAAGGGCCTTCTGCAGCTCCGGCCGGTGGTGATCCATCGCCGCGCGATAGGCATCTTCGCCCGGCATCTCGCCGCGCGCCATCTGCTGATACAGCCCCCTTACGTCGGGGCTCGCAATTCTGTCGGCAAACTCCGCCAGTGACAGCCCCGCCAACACGCTTGCCAGCAGCTGCCAGTTCCGCTCCGTTTCGAACAGCGCGATTGGAAAACCCGCCGCTGCGGTCAGCGTTTCGAGTTCTGGTGCGTTGCGTTCAATAAGGGCGACCCCGGCGGCTGCGAGCTTATCTAGCGCGCGTCTGCCGAGCTTGCCCATTTCCTCATTGATGCCGAGCCAGAACGGATCGCCCACCACCAGAAGGCGGATCTGAGCAGCATCGTGGGCCTCGACAGGCGCTTCAGACATGATCGCCGCGTCCAGCTTCGCCAGATGCTCCATGTCCGATCCCATGATCGAAATCGTATCAAGCGTGTCGGTCAGTTTGAGAATGCCTTCGCCGGGATAGCGTCCGGTGGTGGGGCGAAGGCCGG
The DNA window shown above is from Hoeflea phototrophica DFL-43 and carries:
- a CDS encoding SDR family NAD(P)-dependent oxidoreductase, giving the protein MTDKLLPPKKKNPQLRQMVPTLPPQTRSRAALGLTAAAARGAFSLQHCDECGMVQYPPRDACSSCLSVDLAWRETVRDGTVIAETRIHASPDPYYRERLPWRSGLVRLPAGPTVLCHLHGDVGRGDAVRMDLKLDKAGQGVMIALPRERTPDMEDDPQLREFTAHPKHRRVLITDIRSPVTRPLIDALLTAGAAQIFVGESESWRRGSGHAAIAAHDRVSVMSLDVSDPSSVKKLAAEIGGKTDILINTARHVRPGGVLGSDTVFAREEFEINALGLMRLAQAFGPAMTSRTADGVNSAAALVNILSVHALSADPQYGAFSASQAAALSISQTLRAEFRASGLRMINVFSGPTDDEWHQPLPPPKVAPKALAKSVVDGLCEGLEDVFCGDVAKDLEERWRRDPKVLERELAGGG
- a CDS encoding cyclase family protein, producing the protein MTNPLEGLAAALADGSVEIVDLTHTLDPDFPVIVLPPEFGQCARFRMEEVSAYDGRGPAWKWHNISMNEHTGTHFDAPIHWVSGRDVANGAVDEIDPSVFVGPVVVIDCSEGAATDDDLELTPEIIEAWEAEHGPVPADSWVLMRTDWSKRRGAEYLNMAEDGPHSPGPTPGAIELLLARKIRGFGTETVGTDAGQGAHYVPPYPAHFLLHGAGKYGLQCLSNLDLLPPTGAMLIAPPLKIKGGTGSPLRVLALVPVRSVSGENA
- a CDS encoding SDR family NAD(P)-dependent oxidoreductase, translated to MSDYTAVITGASKGIGADLAGQLLERGYTVINLSRNAPEWAHERLVSLECDLLDAEAVKAAAERIASEHEVTHFVHNAGLIWPNLVEEAKPEDITGLAQLHLGSALTLLQGFLPSMKAKKFGRVMFNGSRAALGVPTRTSYSATKAGMIGMARTWALELAPHGITVNVVAPGPVQTDNFWGIIPKGSEREAELANRIPVGRLGSVEDVSNAFLFFCDPASSFVTGQTLYVCGGTSIGMINR
- a CDS encoding MOSC domain-containing protein, whose protein sequence is MNGRILSLSSYPIKGLSAQGHQKADLKTGDGFPGDRLFGFAKRNSGFDPSDPKPLPKHNFIVLLQHAKLAGLETAFDAATRILTIRTKDSPALEFDMTTEAGAIGASDFLTSLLDLKDEEVPFFASAFPHRFTDASVASDTLMNAISFINLDSVRAFEQEISQPVDARRFRGNIVFEGWPAFSELDLVGRQVQVGEVTFKIILRTKRCLATEVNPDTAERDIKLPNLLKKAYGHFDMGVYAEVLTDGVIEVGDQIKLVAA
- a CDS encoding amidase family protein, which produces MTQTTSAAQAVKTALTKLEKQAALNLATELNEPAALEIAERLDAATGSEAGLLHGVPLIVKANIAVAGMRHDGACPALSASIAKKNAAIVQRLCEAGAIPVAMANMHELAFGTTSANAHFGSVGNPHDPSRMTGGSSGGTAAAIGAGIFDIGLGTDTGGSGRIPAAFCGCAGLRPTTGRYPGEGILKLTDTLDTISIMGSDMEHLAKLDAAIMSEAPVEAHDAAQIRLLVVGDPFWLGINEEMGKLGRRALDKLAAAGVALIERNAPELETLTAAAGFPIALFETERNWQLLASVLAGLSLAEFADRIASPDVRGLYQQMARGEMPGEDAYRAAMDHHRPELQKALAGLFSETGADAIVFPTLARSAPPIDETEMIDIDGQSLPLFPTMTRRELTASIAALPALTLPAGLCGDGLPFGLELVGPSGSDRRLLAIGRAIEAKLS